The nucleotide sequence TGAACAACGTCGCGTTGATCGTGCCGAATTCGGAGTTTGTTTCTGCGAAGCTGGAGAACTGGTCTTATGGCGACCAGAAGATCAGGCTGGACATCGACCTGGGCGTCTCGTACCGATCCGACCTGGAAACCGTTATCCGCTCTCTAAAGGAGGTGGCCGCAGAACATCCGGAGGTCCTGAAGCATCCCGCTCCCGATGTGCTGCATAGAGGATTCGGGGACTCGGCATGGAACATGCGGCTTCGGGTTTGGATCGGTCATCCGCGGCGGCATCTAGAGGTCGAATCGGATATCCATTGCGCGATTGTGCGAAAGTTCCAGCAGAACAGCGTGGAGATTCCGTTCCCCCAGCGCGACTTGCACGTGCGATCTCCTCTTCCGGTTCCCATATCGACGGGCACTGAATTTCGACGCCCGGCTTAATGTAGGGGGAAAGCGTAATTCCGCTCTAGATTTCGCTGCCGATCCCGGCTTCGCGTGCTTTGTCATGCGCCAATCGGGCCAGAGCCATGAAGCCGACTCCCTGATCGCTGTTTTGTTTGAAGAGCGTGATCTGCTTTGCGTTTGAGCGGCCGGCGGCCTTTTGAGCCAGAAGAGAGCTTAGATCGTTGATATCTTCCCACTGAAGCAATCCTTTGCCGATCGGCTCGACAAAATCTCCCTGCTCGTCGTGAATGCCTTGCTGCCGCAAGGTCGCGATTATGACGTCGGCGCGAGTAAGAACTTTGTCGTCCAACTCCCGTCTCGGACTACTGACGAGTCCTTCCTGCAAAAGCTCCTTGTTGCTGCCAACGATCGACGTTACGTGCTGGCCTTCATCGAGCCAATCGCCGTACAGCACCGGTACGTTGCTCCCCGTGGCGCAGACGATCAAGTCGGAACCGACCGCAACATCGCGTGGATCGTCAACCGGCACGAGTTCAGCATCGACGTGCGGACGCATGAGATCGCAAAAGGTCTTGCGGTTCTCCCGGCTTCGGCTGAACACTTTGACCTTTTGGATCGGCCGAAGTGTGCACATGACTTTTAAATGACGCCGGGCTTGGCGACCCGTGCCATAGAGGCCCAAGACCCGGCAATCTTCGCGCGCCAAATATTTCGTTCCCACCGCGCTGGTGATGGCCGTCTCGGTAGCGATATCGTTGTCGTCGAAATCGTAGAGAGGTATGCAACCGACGATGATCGTGAGAAGCGCCGCGGTCTCGCTGTCGTAAGCCATGTACACGCGCTTACCAACGGCGGCGTAGGTCTGATCCTCTTTGGTATAGCGATGACGTTCGTAGTGGATGAACGTCCCGGCGACGCGCAGATCGACTGAGCCGCCCGAGTGGATGTTGATGCGCCGATCGCCCGCCATCATACGCTGGCGCGGCAGGCTGAATTGCGGATGCCGTGCCTGATCGCGAAACCCATTCTCGACGGCGCTGATCGCCTCCTCGATCGAAATCAGCCCTTTCATCTCTTCCGCTTTGAGTAGTAGTGCCATGCTATTCCTCCACGATGATGCATCCCTTACGTCTTTCGGTCTCTGAGGTCAAACGGATTATTTCCGCCCTATGTACCGCAAAAATCTGGAACATGACCGTGCGGCAAGCGAAGCAGGTCTTGACCGAGGGTCGACGTTCAGTTTCATTAAGGCATGCAGAACGATGAACAATCGATTCGCGAGTTAGTCGCCGAATGGCAGGAGGCCGCCGCGGCCGGGAATTTATCGAGACTTCTCGAGTTAATGGCGGATGACGTCACCTTTTACGTAGTGGGTCAGCCGCCCATGCGCGGCAAGGAGGCGTTTGCGGCGGCGTTCCGAACCGCCGTGGAGCGTGTCCGCATCGAATCGACCGCAAAAATCGAAGAGCTCCAGATCGCAGGCAACTTCGCGCATCTGGCAAATTATCTAGTGGTGACGATGACGCCGCTCCACGGCGGGTCAATCATGCGCCGGTCGGGGCACACGCTCACGATCCTGCGCAAGGAAGTCGATGGGCGTTGGATCCTATTCCGCGATGCCAACATGCTGGCGCCGGAAAAATCGAATGCGTGAGACCTTACTATGACCGCGACTCTCGACGTAATTCTTTCATGAAGCTTTCAAGCACGGCAGCCCTGGGATTTGTCTTTTGCCTTTGGCTGACGTCGGGCCACGCCGCCGAGTCCAAAGCGGCGTGGCAAGCGGAATGGGACGCGATCGTCGGAGAGGCGGCCAAGAAGGACGGGCAGATCGCGATCTACCACACCCGCGGTCCCTTCGAAAATGTCTTCGCCGAATTCTCTAAGCGTTATCCCGCGATCAAGGTCGTCTCGGTCTCCGGACGAGGCGGCGAGCTGATCTCACGGATCATGACCGAGAGGAGGGCCGGCAAGCAGGTGGCCGACGTTTATTTGGGCGCAACGGGCACGCCGATGGACGTTCTCTATCCGGGCAAAGTTTTGGAGCCGGTCCCGCCGCTGATGATCTTGCCCGAGGTCAAAGACGCGTCGAACTGGTTCCGAAAACAACACCACTACGCCGATCCCGAGGGCAAATACATTTTTGTTTTCGAAGGCGTGGTGCGCTCCGACATGGCTTACAACACCAAGCTGTTAGATCCCAAGGAGGTCGGCTCTTATTGGGACTTGGTGAAGCCCAAATGGAAAGGAAAGATCGCCGCGATGGATCCCAAGCTCTCGGGCTTCCCGAGCGGACTCCTTCAGTTCGCTTACTATCATCCCGAGCTCGGCGCGAAATTTTTAAGAAAACTCTTCGGCGAAATGGATGTCACTTTGTCGCGCGACGGCCGGCAGATTGTCGATTGGCTCGCCGTGGGGAAATTCGCCATCGCGCTGGCGCCGTCTGCCAGCGACGTTCAGGCGGGCATGAAGCAGGGCCTGCCGTTGTCGCGGTTCGAGCCGCGGGTCTTTAAAGAAGGACTCTACATGCGCGCCACCCAGGGATCGCTCAGCGTCCTCAGCCAGTCACCGCATCCGAGCGCGACGAAGCTCTTCGTCAACTGGCTCCTCTCGAAGGAAGGGCAGACGCACTATCAGAAGCAGTTTTTGCGAATCGATCCGATCTTCACTTTGCGCGAAGACGTCCCCGCAGATCCAGCCTTCGAGTCCTACCGGCCAAAGCCAGGCGACAAATTCATGGCCGTGTATCGCCCGGAATTTAGAGACCTCGATCCGGCGCTCAGGGTGATCGACGAGGTTTTGAAGCGTGTGGAGAGATAGATTTGGGTAGAATATTACTCTGAGGCTTCAGTGAAGCTAACCGACAATTCTTTTACTCTGAAAACGGGAATAGTTGTCGGCAGTCGATACCAGCTCAAAGTTGTCTCAATCAAACGTTCTTCGCCGGGAGTTAGAACAAACTGTGTTACCCGACTCTCGTGGAGTTTCCAGCCTGATGAATCCGATAGAAGCGCGTTTCGAGGTTGATGCCCGCTCGATGTAACAAGTTGCGTTTTCACGGCACGATCACACCCATTCTGGTAGACAGTCGCCTTCTTCAGGAGATTATTATCCGAATGTGCGTACCAAATCGTTAGGTCACGTTTGGCTTGAATACATCTTTTAGCCGTCGCCGTGGCGTTAAGAAGAGCAGGCGTATTATGCAATCGTTCAGCTTCCCTTTCGTCCTGACGATGGATGCGTTGTCCTTGCGACACGGCTGATCTCGTATCGACCTCTGTAGCCAAATATAGTTCGTTGCCATCATATATTTGCAATAAATAGATTCCACGTTCAAGCCCTTTGAATTCGTAACGTCCATTGTGAGAAGTACTGGAATGTGCCGTAGAACCGGCAACAGCGGGTAAAGCCTGAAGTCTCACGGTTAGATTAGGACGACCACCGGGATTTTTTTCGTTGTCTATATTTCTCGCGTTGGTTTCATCCGCAACGGAGATCCTCAGCTCTTCCCCGAGATGGCGGATCTCCAGCGCGATAAAATGGGACGAGATAACCGGCAACCCTCCATCGCTTGTGAAATGGGTGAACGTGGCGAAACAGAATGACATCCGAAACAGGTTGCCAGTGACAGCAGGAACAACTTTGTCAGCGTGCTGAACAGCCTGCCGCCGCGATCATTTGTCCTGATGCAACGGAATATCATCTCAGATCCGCCTCAACTCCCTCCTGTGATACTAATGGCTGCCGCCTTGGATGGCCAAAACCGAGCCCCTGCTTGTTAGATAGTTAGCGGGGGACTGATTTCTAACCTCTTCGTAGAGATACAGTCAAGCCCCTTAGGAAACTGAGTCGGGATTATTTCGTCCCAAAAATTTTATGGAAAAGCTTAACGTAGCGGTCGAAGTCGGCATAGACCTCGTCGGGAGTGAAAACTGCGGTGAATCCCTGCGCCAGTTTGGGGGTATCGGGCGAGACGTCGGTGCGGTCGGGCACGCGCCGCTGGGCGCGGATACTGTCTGGCCGGCCTAAAAATAAAACGGACAGGCAGACAAGCCGATTGGATTCCTCATTTGCCTCGAAGATTTCAATCTGATACGCATGTCAACGTTTGAGACGAAGGAGGCAGCGGATATGAGATTAGCCAAAGCAATCCCTTTGATGTTGATGACGCTGACGTTGCCGGCCTTGATCGGTTGTGGAACCATGGGCGGCAAAACTCCTCCCCCAGAACAGCCTGTGGCTCGGCCGATGGGCGTCGAGACGCCTGAGGACGCAGCTCTTAGCAAAGCGGTCAAGCAACGACTTTCAGCGGAGAAAGCCGTCAACCTATCGCCCGTGGTCGTGGAAGCGAGAAAAGGGACGGTCTACCTGAGCGGGCGCGTGTCGTCTTTAGATGCGCGGGAGCAAGCGACCAAAATTGCATGGCAGGTAGCGGGCGTTCAAACGGTTTTGAATCATCTCGAGGTTGGAGAATAGCAAGTCTACGAGGTCATCACTGAGTCATCATTTCGACGCCAAAGCCAGCCCTGGTCGGCCCGCAGGGTCAGACTTTCTCAGACTGTTGAAAAAGTCCTACTCGTGCTTCGACAAGCTCAGCACGAACGGAAATTACTCAACGATTCCAATACTAGGTCCGTTCGCCCTGAGACTCTCGAAGGGTGAACGGGGGTTTTTCAACAGTCTGTTCTATTCTAAAGAATCTTCCTCATGTGAGTTGTTTTACACCGCGATCGATTCGATCCGCTGGAGCGGAGAGTGAAAGCCGTTCGGCTTGGAGGTCTTCTTTCAGACGTTGCTGGCGCGTGGTTTCGGTCCAACAACCCCGTGCCCCTGCGGATTCTCAGGCCGATTATTTCGTCCTAAAAATATTCTGGAAAAGCTTCACGTAGCGGTCAAAGTCGGCGTAGGCCTCATCGGGAGTGAAAACCGCGGTGAACCCTTGCGCCGGTTTGGGAGGATCGGGCAGGACATCGGTGCGGTCGGGCACGCGCCGCTGCGCGCGGATAATCTCCTACCCGGCTTTTGACAGCACGAAATCGATGAACAATTTTCCCGCACTGGGGCGGCGCGCTTGACTCGAAATCAAGTGTTGCGATTGCGCGTTAACCCCCTGGATGCCAACTTCCATGTTTCCGGAATTCCGGAAACGTGAGATATAACGTCATCGTTGTCTGTCTCTAGCGCCGTACCGGAGAAGCCGCTTTCACAAAGCGCGAAAGCGCGGTTAGAACACTCTTAACCTCACTCGGATGTTTGAGCCGGTACTGATTCCGCCTGCCATCCATCTGGTAGCGCACAACCTCGGCCACCCGCAGCACGCCGAGCACGGTGCTGACCCGCTGCACGCTCCTGCCGAGCGCGCGGGCGATTGCGCCGACGCTCAGCTCTTTGTTCTCCGCCAGCAGTTGAACGACGGCGAAGGCCAGCGGATTCCCGAGCAAGCGACAGAGCCGCGATTGTCTGTAGCTCCCTTCCTCCACGCCGGCTTATGTATCACGTTTCCGGAATTCCGGAAACGTGAGATGTAACGTAGTCGCTGCCCCCCTACCGGACCTCGGACGCGGACTGTACAAACGGGAAAGAACGCTGAGAACACTTCAATTACCGGCTCAATATCACCGACCAACCTAAGTCCACCGCCTCGCCAACTGCTCGTATCGAACGGATTTACGGATATCGCTAGTTGGTCGGAAATCCCGCTGCCGCCGCCGGCAATAATTGCGGTGCGATCTTCCAAGGAAAAGCGACAGAGATCAATGCAAAGAGGAAGATGGGCCGGTGTGGAGAAGACGGCTTGCCTTCTTTCTCCAAATGGTGTCTTCTCTTTTGCGAGTGGCTATTTTTTTTAAACGGATCCAGCGCGGATCATTCCGCGGTGGCTCCACTCAGCCAAATCTCAACTGAGTCGGGACAGATCAGGAGGCACGGAACCCATGGAAGCACGGAGCGAGGATTTCCCGCGCGAGCGGCTCACGCCCAAGACCGCTTACGAAAAGTGGCAGGAGGAAGAGAAGATACCGATCCTCAAGGCTTTCTACATCGAAGATGTCCTCAAAGTGGAGCTTGAACCATGGGAAAGGGTGGGGGGGAAAGGCGCGTTTCTCAACATGGCGGGATCCGAGAATACCAACGGCGCGTATCTCTGCGAAATACCTCCGGGCAAAGGGCTAAAGCCGCAAAGGCATCTTTACGAAGAGATGATCTATGTCTTGAGCGGCCGGGGAGGGGCCACGATATGCAACGAGGGAGGAGCCAAGCAGACCTTCGAGTGGCAAGCCGGAAGTCTCTTCAGTCCGCCGCTCAATTGTTGGTTCCAGCTCTTCAACGGCTCGGGCGGCGAGCCCGCCAGGTTTCTCTCCGTGACTACCGCGCCGCTGGCGATGAACTTGTTTCATAACGCGCATTTCATCTTCCACTCCGATTATAATTTTACCGACCGTTTCGACGGGCAGACAGGCTATTTCACCGAAAAGAAGGAGCCGGCGCGAACTCATGTCTGGGAAACGAACTTCGTTTCCAATCTCGGCACGTTCGAGCCGCGGAGCTCGCTCGAGGCTACGGGCAAAGTGGAGAAGCGCGGGGTGGGCATTCGTCGGGCCATCTTTGAGATGGCCAGCAATGTCCTTTGCGCCCATATCTCCGAATGGAAGCCCGGGGTTTACAAAAAGGCCCACCGTCACGGCCCCGGCGCCAATATTTTGATCCTTGCGGGGCGCGGCTATTCGCTCCTGTGGCAGGAGGGAAGACCGCGCCAAAGAGTCGACTGGCGTCCCGGGAGCCTCTTTGTCCCGCCGCCCCAATGGTTCCATCAGCATTTCAATACTTCCCCCACTCCGGTCAGGTTCGTCGCTTTACGCTGGAGCAATAAATTCAGTCTGGGAAGCGTCTTCGGATACGAGGGCTTCAACACCGACGTCAAGGAGGGGGGCAACCAGATCGAATGGGAGGACCAAGGCCCGGAGATCCATGAACTTTTCGTCAAGGAATGCGCCAAGGCGGGAGCGCAGGTAGCGCCTGAATTACAACAGATATTCGATCAAGGAAAAGCGCGAGGGTGAGGGTCTGCAGGGAACAAACGACATGAAGAACGATGCCTTGTCTATTCTAGCCCGCTGCGCCGCCATCGGACTCTTTTGTTACGGCCTTGTTCCGTTCGGAAAAGGCGTATCGCCGGCGCTCGCGGCGGAGATAAAACCGGACTGGCGCGCGGAGTGGGAGAGGACGCTGGCGGCGGCGAAGAAGGAAGGCGAGGTTTCTATATACGGACCTTCGAACCGCGACGAGCAAAACGCATTGGTCGACGCTTTTCAAAAAGCCTACCCGAATATCAGGGTCAAGTACGTCACGGGAAGACTCAGCGAGCTGGCCAGCAGGATCATGGCGGAGCGGCGGGCGGAAAAATTTATCGTCGACATTCTCCTCGGCTCCACCACGACCCCCAACCGGACGCTCAAGCCGGCGGGAGTTTTCCAGCCGATCCACAGCGCTCTGATCCTGCCGGAGATCTTGGACGCCTCCGCATGGTTCAAAAAGAAACTATGGTTCGGCGACAACGAGGAGCGCTTTTTGATACTCTGGCGCGGCGGTTCCTCGGGCTCTTTCATGATCAACACCAATCTGGCAAAGCGCGAAGAATTCAGCTCCTATTGGGACCTGCTGAACCCGAAGTGGAAAGGGAAGATTACGGCGCAAGACCCGCGAGTGACCGGAAGAGGCTACAGCACCTCGGTCTTTTTATACTATGCGAAGGACTACGGCCCCGACTACTTGAAGCGGCTCTTGGGTGAGATGGAAATTGTGCTCTCGCGCGACAGCCACCAGATCGTCGATTGGCTCGGTCAGGGTAAATTCGCCGTCGCTCTGTTCGTCGGGAGCCAGGGGGAAGGCGACGTCGCGATCCGACAGGGCTTGCCGATCACTGAAATCGAGCCCACCAAGGGAAGCGGCGCGTTGGGAACGCCGCGAACCGTTACCTTTGTCAATGGCGCGCCTCATCCCAACGCGGCCAAGATATACATCAACTGGCTCCTGTCGCGCGAGGGGCAGATCGCTTACCAGAAAGCGACCGGGACCAATTCCTTAAGAACGGATATACCCAAGAACGACGTCAATCCCGCGGAGATGTTGCGGGATGACCGCGACTACATACCGCAGAACCTGGAGAAGTACGAAGAGGGCGCGCGGCCGGGCCTGAAGCAGGTTTTCGACGCGGTTCTGCCGCAGCGCTAAATGGCTGGAGGTTACGATGGACTGGCTACAAGAATGCCGACAAGAGCTGGACCGCATGGCCAACGAAGTATTCGAGACGCCGGAGCTGAAGCGCTATTTTTCCAGCCCTCTCACCTGGGCCGGCTATCATGTGAAAAGGACCATGTGGAGCCGCTACGCCAATCCCACACACCGGGATTGTTGGGCCTATGTCATGGGAGCCGCTCCGATAGACGTGAAGCAGGTGATCTGGCGCCACGAAGAGGATGAGCTGATTTTTGACGAGCGGCTCGGGCGAGCGCACGTGGCCTGGGATAAAGAGGAGGAAGAGGAAAAATCTCGAGACAAAGGCTTCGAGGTCCCCGAGGCTCCGCCTGGAGTGCGGGTCGCTTGTTGGGGGCGGGTTCATATTGCAAAGAACAGCCCATGGCTGGAAGGATTGGCCGCCTCGCACATCATTGAGCGCCTCAATAATCCTAAAGTCGTCAAAGAGGGGCTGACGCTTTCCCGCCGGGGAGTGAACCAGGTGATGAACGATCTTAAAGTTCCTTTTGACAAGTTAAGTCCCAGCGCACGGGTGCATCTGGACGCGGACGAAGAGCACAGCGCTCTTACGTGGAGCGTATTCGAGCGGCACGTCAAGGGCGAGGAGGCATTCAGTCAGTCGATCCAGGGCGCAAAGAGGTCGTTGGATTGTTTTAGGGTTTATGCCGACGCGGTGGGGAATCTGATGGCCAGTGTTTCGTGACAATCGCTACCGTGATCGAAGAAATCGTTCAACGAACGTCACGGTCTTAGTGAAGCAGCAGTTGAACGACGGCGAAGGCCAGCGGATTCCCGAGCAAGCGACAGAGACGCGATTGTCTGTAGCTCCCTTCCTCCACGGCGGCTTACGTATCACGTTTCCGGAATTCCGGAAACGTGAATACAATCGGCTTGACGTGTCGCGTGCCGTGGATTCCCGCTAGCGCGGGATCGCCGGCTTGTCGGAATAGCCGTAGCCGCGGAGATCGATATTGATGACTTTGAAGAACGCGGAGAAGTGCGCCGCCTGATGGATGAACATGCGCCGGTCGAACGGGTTGGCATGAACCATGATCAGCGGGTAACCCTCGCCTGAGGTCTCGTAATAAATCTTGACCCCGTTTCTCGCGCAGTAAGGCATGGTTTCCTCCCGGAGTAGCGGCACAGACGGCTCACTGAATCGCGGCGGCTTTCAGGTATCTCAAGTCGACGAAGCGCTCCGCCGCCGGGACCGGCGTCGGGATCACACCCGCCTCGCCCATCAGAGCCAGCACGCGATTAAATGCCGCGAGATCCAGTTCGCCCTTCTTCGGCAAGACGTTTTTGCCGGGCTCGAGATAAGGCGCGAAAATCTCGCGCGCGACATCGTCGGAAATTTTAAGATATTCCTTGATGATGTTCGTGACCTCGTCGCGATTCTTGGGGTCGTTGATGAACATGTAGGAAGCGGCGAACGCGCGCGTGAACCGGACCAGAGCGTCCTGGTTCTTCTCTCCCCAGGCGCGGCGCGTCATGTCGACGTTGAAAATCAGATCCGTGCCCGCCTCATAGGTGAAGCTGAGTCTGGGAAAGCCCTGCTTGACCGCGCCCAGGTCTTCCGGCTGGCCCATCGGCACCGCGGCGCATTCTCCCGCTTTGAGACAGTCGAAGCGGGCGGCGGTGCCGACGACGGCCTTGGCGCGAAAATCCGCCGCCTTGATGCCTTTGGCGGCAAGCAGCCTCAACGTCGACAACGTGATCGTATCGCCCGTCGTCGACAGACCCAGCACCTTCTCTTTCAAATCGGCAAAGCTCTTGATCTCGGGTCTCACGATCAGGCTGTAGACGGGATTGGTCGTTTGGGCGAGGATCGCCACCGCGTCGGAGCCCTTGAGCGCCGCCTGGATCAGGTAGGGCGTGGCGTTCCTGCCCGCGTCGATCTCGCCCTTGTCGAGCGCTGCGACGATCCTGTCCGTGCCGCCGGGAATCGGAACCACGACTAGATTGATCCCCTCACGGACGAAGAAACCCTTGCGCTCGGCAACGGTCAGCGGGAGCGACGACAGGCTGCCGGCCGAGGCAGCGTTTTGCCCGTAGCGCAAGGTGAACGGCTCCGCGGCGAGCGCCGCCTCGATCATGCCTGCGCAGAATAGCGCGGCGAGGGAGAGAATGCGCCGAATCATGATGGCCTTCGTCATAGACTGCCTCCCCTGGCACGTCTCAATTTTTATATCTTCGACTCCACGCCGGCTTATGTATCACGTTTCCGGAATTCCGGAAACGTGAGATATAACGCATCCGTAATCTCAACCGACTTCGCGACAGCGTAGTTGACTCAACACCCGCCCGTGCAGTAGGGGTATGGTTAACCCTAAAAGGAACTCTGTCATGACGAATCATGCTGTCTCAAATCGAAGTCACCGCGCGTCTCACCGCATCGTCGCAATCGCCGCGTTAATTCTTGCGTTAGGAACTTTGCCGCGGACGGTTTTTGCCCAGGCGGCCACCGGCGGCTCTGCCGTCAAGATCGGGATCGTCGGCTCCGGCAATTTGGGCGGCGCGGTGGGAGCGCTGTGGGTGAAGAGCGGCCATCCGGTGCTGTTCTCTTCCCGGCATCCCGAAGAACTCAAAAAACTCGTCGACGGTCTCGGACCGTTGGCGCGCGCCGGCACGGTGCGCGAAGCGCTCGCGTTCGTCGACGTCGTTTTCGTCGCG is from Candidatus Binatia bacterium and encodes:
- a CDS encoding ornithine cyclodeaminase family protein, coding for MALLLKAEEMKGLISIEEAISAVENGFRDQARHPQFSLPRQRMMAGDRRINIHSGGSVDLRVAGTFIHYERHRYTKEDQTYAAVGKRVYMAYDSETAALLTIIVGCIPLYDFDDNDIATETAITSAVGTKYLAREDCRVLGLYGTGRQARRHLKVMCTLRPIQKVKVFSRSRENRKTFCDLMRPHVDAELVPVDDPRDVAVGSDLIVCATGSNVPVLYGDWLDEGQHVTSIVGSNKELLQEGLVSSPRRELDDKVLTRADVIIATLRQQGIHDEQGDFVEPIGKGLLQWEDINDLSSLLAQKAAGRSNAKQITLFKQNSDQGVGFMALARLAHDKAREAGIGSEI
- a CDS encoding SgcJ/EcaC family oxidoreductase; translation: MQNDEQSIRELVAEWQEAAAAGNLSRLLELMADDVTFYVVGQPPMRGKEAFAAAFRTAVERVRIESTAKIEELQIAGNFAHLANYLVVTMTPLHGGSIMRRSGHTLTILRKEVDGRWILFRDANMLAPEKSNA
- a CDS encoding extracellular solute-binding protein, coding for MKLSSTAALGFVFCLWLTSGHAAESKAAWQAEWDAIVGEAAKKDGQIAIYHTRGPFENVFAEFSKRYPAIKVVSVSGRGGELISRIMTERRAGKQVADVYLGATGTPMDVLYPGKVLEPVPPLMILPEVKDASNWFRKQHHYADPEGKYIFVFEGVVRSDMAYNTKLLDPKEVGSYWDLVKPKWKGKIAAMDPKLSGFPSGLLQFAYYHPELGAKFLRKLFGEMDVTLSRDGRQIVDWLAVGKFAIALAPSASDVQAGMKQGLPLSRFEPRVFKEGLYMRATQGSLSVLSQSPHPSATKLFVNWLLSKEGQTHYQKQFLRIDPIFTLREDVPADPAFESYRPKPGDKFMAVYRPEFRDLDPALRVIDEVLKRVER
- a CDS encoding BON domain-containing protein — protein: MRLAKAIPLMLMTLTLPALIGCGTMGGKTPPPEQPVARPMGVETPEDAALSKAVKQRLSAEKAVNLSPVVVEARKGTVYLSGRVSSLDAREQATKIAWQVAGVQTVLNHLEVGE
- a CDS encoding cupin domain-containing protein; amino-acid sequence: MEARSEDFPRERLTPKTAYEKWQEEEKIPILKAFYIEDVLKVELEPWERVGGKGAFLNMAGSENTNGAYLCEIPPGKGLKPQRHLYEEMIYVLSGRGGATICNEGGAKQTFEWQAGSLFSPPLNCWFQLFNGSGGEPARFLSVTTAPLAMNLFHNAHFIFHSDYNFTDRFDGQTGYFTEKKEPARTHVWETNFVSNLGTFEPRSSLEATGKVEKRGVGIRRAIFEMASNVLCAHISEWKPGVYKKAHRHGPGANILILAGRGYSLLWQEGRPRQRVDWRPGSLFVPPPQWFHQHFNTSPTPVRFVALRWSNKFSLGSVFGYEGFNTDVKEGGNQIEWEDQGPEIHELFVKECAKAGAQVAPELQQIFDQGKARG
- a CDS encoding extracellular solute-binding protein yields the protein MKNDALSILARCAAIGLFCYGLVPFGKGVSPALAAEIKPDWRAEWERTLAAAKKEGEVSIYGPSNRDEQNALVDAFQKAYPNIRVKYVTGRLSELASRIMAERRAEKFIVDILLGSTTTPNRTLKPAGVFQPIHSALILPEILDASAWFKKKLWFGDNEERFLILWRGGSSGSFMINTNLAKREEFSSYWDLLNPKWKGKITAQDPRVTGRGYSTSVFLYYAKDYGPDYLKRLLGEMEIVLSRDSHQIVDWLGQGKFAVALFVGSQGEGDVAIRQGLPITEIEPTKGSGALGTPRTVTFVNGAPHPNAAKIYINWLLSREGQIAYQKATGTNSLRTDIPKNDVNPAEMLRDDRDYIPQNLEKYEEGARPGLKQVFDAVLPQR
- a CDS encoding ABC transporter substrate-binding protein → MTKAIMIRRILSLAALFCAGMIEAALAAEPFTLRYGQNAASAGSLSSLPLTVAERKGFFVREGINLVVVPIPGGTDRIVAALDKGEIDAGRNATPYLIQAALKGSDAVAILAQTTNPVYSLIVRPEIKSFADLKEKVLGLSTTGDTITLSTLRLLAAKGIKAADFRAKAVVGTAARFDCLKAGECAAVPMGQPEDLGAVKQGFPRLSFTYEAGTDLIFNVDMTRRAWGEKNQDALVRFTRAFAASYMFINDPKNRDEVTNIIKEYLKISDDVAREIFAPYLEPGKNVLPKKGELDLAAFNRVLALMGEAGVIPTPVPAAERFVDLRYLKAAAIQ